One genomic segment of Hymenobacter psoromatis includes these proteins:
- the gcvH gene encoding glycine cleavage system protein GcvH, with protein MNIPAILHYTKDHEWISVDGDTATIGITDHAQRELGDIVYVDIDTVDKDIAQHDVFGTVEAVKTVSDLFSPISGTVLEVNAQLADAPETVNSDPYGSGWLIKMKVKDQGEIAGLLSAAAYGELVGA; from the coding sequence ATGAACATTCCTGCTATCCTGCACTACACCAAAGACCACGAATGGATTAGCGTGGACGGTGATACGGCCACCATCGGCATCACTGACCACGCGCAGCGCGAGCTGGGCGACATCGTGTACGTGGACATCGACACCGTGGATAAGGACATCGCGCAGCACGACGTATTTGGCACGGTAGAGGCCGTGAAGACGGTTTCGGACCTGTTTAGCCCCATCAGCGGCACGGTGCTGGAGGTGAACGCGCAGCTCGCCGACGCCCCCGAAACCGTCAACTCTGACCCCTACGGTTCGGGTTGGCTCATTAAAATGAAGGTGAAGGACCAGGGCGAAATCGCCGGCCTGCTCTCGGCTGCGGCCTACGGCGAGCTGGTGGGCGCGTAG
- a CDS encoding TonB-dependent receptor — protein MPNITKSRTAMRLAVFVFLLLLARLASAQVTTSAIGGKVVSDKGEELIGVTVVATHVPTGVKRGTATEPDGRFTIPNLAPGGPYTVTVTYVGYREEVINNVSLTLGNTTKLNFMLAAEAQALNEVVVVGSNQSTKTGAGTNIGREQLQQLPTISRSIQDFTRLDPRNSNNSFAGSSFRYNNITLDGAINNDAIGFSPSLGGQGGTSGLPGGSARSNPISLDAIQEIQAAVAPYDVKLGNFTGGSINAVTRSGTNDFHGSVYGYGRNQAITGKSIDGTNAKIGSSYHDYQTGFRLGGPIIKNKLFFFVNSEIARRTEPQFYAAGTPGSPVTVDLAQQITAKLNSYTTKTDGALGTASYNVGDYGAYNIYANSNKIFGRLDWNLDDKTSIALRHNFIKAQATNLERSGSLFKFGSQDFTQNNLQNSTVLEVKSNFSTRFANNLILGYTNIHDYRNLLGGQSTVFPAVQINNVSTDPTKAYGGGSNQILLGSDREASIFNQRQKTFELTDNFTFYTGAHALTLGTHNEFYHIDYGFINSWNGRIEYNSPADFLNDLPSRIRGTYNKTDNSYTNNYNNPSAAFNINFFSGYLQDEWNVTDRLKITPGVRFDIASLPSKPALNTGLVNNPQNDQRTLNQTYSHTPWQDLNNGYLGQVQISPRLGFNYDVNGNGSVVVRGGSGIFTGRVPFAWFGYAYYNNGVNFNSVDLNNIQTTPATAGKYYLNQNPNNIYAQLPAAAQSTTEVNLIDNNFKMPQVWRSNLAVDVKLASGTRFSVEGLYTKTIEDVKFENINLTDNVSYFNGGPQLNPTGPNGPNLSPRYSAASFGSRVNPGFSNAFFLTNTHQGYRYQLTGSVGQTLNTLLDVNVAYTYGVSKDISNGIRNSPQSNWELNPALNVNDPALAYSNFDLRHRVVSSINLHKSTNDGRFTGYLTSVLTYQSGAPYTWVYNNNFLGNGQQNVQLAYIPGSAADIVLVNKGVVSSTTANPNGYAAEGNGPQYAALNSFISSDPYLKNRRGQYAERNAARTPWNNEADVRLMVEAKLGKLTPNEAGVTPTGHSIQISFDIINFGNFINSNWGRQYFVPNTFNSTLGTGLTQVAYADANGNIGAFNATTFNRPAFTFSNPATYSIDQLASRWQGQLGVRYLF, from the coding sequence ATGCCCAATATTACCAAAAGCCGGACCGCGATGCGGCTGGCCGTGTTTGTTTTTCTGCTGCTGCTGGCCCGGCTGGCTTCGGCGCAGGTTACGACTTCCGCCATTGGCGGCAAGGTTGTTTCGGACAAAGGCGAAGAATTGATTGGCGTGACAGTGGTGGCTACTCACGTGCCAACCGGCGTGAAGCGCGGCACTGCTACCGAGCCCGACGGCCGCTTCACGATTCCAAACCTGGCCCCCGGCGGGCCTTATACCGTGACGGTGACCTACGTGGGCTACCGGGAAGAGGTCATCAACAACGTATCGCTGACGCTGGGCAACACTACAAAGCTCAACTTTATGCTGGCGGCCGAGGCGCAGGCCCTGAACGAGGTAGTAGTGGTGGGCAGCAATCAGTCTACCAAAACCGGCGCGGGCACCAACATCGGCCGCGAGCAGCTGCAGCAGCTACCCACCATTTCGCGCAGCATCCAGGACTTCACCCGCCTCGACCCGCGCAACTCGAATAACTCGTTCGCGGGCAGCTCGTTCCGCTACAACAACATTACCCTCGACGGGGCTATTAACAACGACGCCATTGGCTTTTCGCCCTCGCTAGGTGGGCAAGGCGGCACCAGCGGCCTACCCGGCGGCTCGGCTCGCTCGAATCCGATTTCGCTCGATGCCATTCAGGAAATTCAGGCGGCCGTGGCCCCCTACGACGTGAAGCTGGGCAACTTTACGGGCGGCTCCATTAACGCCGTGACGCGCTCGGGCACCAACGATTTTCACGGCTCGGTGTATGGTTACGGCCGCAACCAAGCCATCACGGGCAAAAGCATCGACGGCACAAATGCCAAAATTGGCTCGTCATACCACGACTACCAGACGGGCTTCCGCCTGGGCGGGCCGATTATTAAAAACAAGCTGTTTTTCTTCGTAAACAGCGAGATAGCGCGCCGCACCGAGCCGCAGTTTTATGCCGCCGGCACGCCCGGCTCGCCGGTAACGGTGGACCTGGCCCAGCAGATTACGGCCAAGCTCAACAGCTACACCACCAAGACGGACGGCGCGCTGGGCACGGCCAGCTACAATGTGGGTGATTATGGTGCCTACAACATCTATGCGAATAGCAACAAGATTTTTGGCCGCCTAGACTGGAATCTGGACGACAAGACGAGCATTGCACTGCGCCACAACTTCATTAAGGCCCAGGCAACCAACCTGGAGCGCTCGGGCAGCTTGTTTAAGTTTGGCTCGCAGGACTTTACGCAGAACAACCTCCAGAACTCGACGGTGCTGGAAGTGAAGTCGAACTTCTCGACCCGCTTCGCCAACAACCTCATTTTGGGCTACACCAACATTCACGACTACCGCAACCTGCTGGGCGGGCAGAGCACGGTGTTTCCGGCCGTGCAGATTAACAACGTGAGCACCGACCCGACCAAGGCGTACGGTGGGGGTAGCAACCAGATTCTGCTCGGCTCGGACCGCGAGGCCAGCATTTTCAACCAGCGCCAGAAGACGTTTGAGCTGACCGACAACTTCACGTTCTACACCGGCGCGCACGCCCTCACGCTGGGCACCCACAACGAGTTTTACCACATCGACTACGGCTTCATCAACTCCTGGAACGGGCGCATTGAGTACAACAGCCCCGCCGATTTTTTGAACGACCTGCCGAGCCGCATCCGGGGCACGTATAACAAGACGGATAACTCCTACACCAACAACTATAACAACCCGTCGGCGGCGTTCAACATCAACTTCTTCAGCGGCTATTTGCAGGATGAGTGGAACGTGACCGACCGCCTGAAAATCACGCCCGGCGTGCGCTTCGACATCGCCTCCCTACCCTCCAAGCCGGCCCTGAACACGGGCCTGGTGAACAACCCGCAGAACGACCAGCGCACCCTGAACCAGACCTACTCGCACACGCCCTGGCAGGACCTGAACAACGGCTACCTCGGGCAGGTGCAGATTTCGCCGCGCCTGGGCTTCAACTACGACGTGAATGGCAATGGCTCGGTGGTGGTGCGCGGCGGCTCGGGCATCTTCACGGGCCGGGTACCGTTTGCCTGGTTTGGCTACGCTTATTATAATAACGGGGTGAATTTCAACTCGGTAGACTTGAATAATATTCAGACTACCCCGGCCACGGCCGGCAAGTACTACCTCAACCAGAACCCCAACAACATCTACGCCCAGCTACCGGCCGCGGCCCAGAGCACGACGGAGGTGAACCTGATTGACAACAACTTCAAGATGCCGCAGGTATGGCGCTCAAACCTGGCCGTGGACGTGAAGCTGGCTTCGGGCACCCGCTTCTCGGTAGAGGGCTTGTACACGAAAACCATTGAGGACGTGAAGTTTGAGAACATCAACCTGACCGACAACGTGAGCTACTTCAACGGCGGCCCGCAGCTCAACCCTACCGGCCCTAATGGCCCTAACCTAAGCCCGCGCTACTCGGCCGCCTCGTTTGGCAGCAGGGTGAACCCCGGCTTCTCGAACGCCTTCTTCCTCACCAACACCCACCAGGGCTACCGCTACCAGCTGACTGGCTCGGTGGGCCAGACCCTGAACACGCTGCTCGACGTGAACGTGGCTTACACCTACGGCGTGAGCAAGGACATCAGCAACGGTATCCGCAACTCGCCCCAGAGCAACTGGGAGCTGAACCCGGCCCTGAACGTGAACGACCCGGCCCTGGCCTACTCCAACTTCGACCTGCGCCACCGGGTAGTATCCAGCATCAACCTGCACAAATCGACCAACGACGGCCGCTTTACGGGCTACCTGACCTCGGTGCTGACCTACCAGAGTGGCGCGCCCTACACCTGGGTCTACAACAACAACTTTTTGGGCAATGGCCAGCAGAATGTGCAGCTAGCCTACATTCCGGGCTCGGCCGCCGACATCGTGCTCGTAAACAAAGGGGTGGTATCCTCCACTACGGCCAACCCCAACGGCTACGCCGCCGAAGGCAACGGCCCGCAGTACGCGGCCCTCAACAGCTTTATCAGCAGCGACCCCTACCTCAAAAACCGCCGCGGCCAGTACGCCGAGCGCAACGCCGCCCGTACACCCTGGAACAACGAGGCCGATGTGCGCCTGATGGTGGAAGCCAAGCTCGGTAAGCTCACGCCCAACGAGGCGGGCGTGACGCCCACCGGCCACAGCATCCAGATTTCGTTCGATATCATCAACTTCGGCAACTTTATCAACAGCAACTGGGGCCGCCAGTACTTCGTGCCCAACACCTTTAACTCGACGCTGGGCACCGGCCTCACGCAAGTGGCTTATGCCGATGCCAACGGCAACATCGGCGCGTTCAACGCGACGACCTTCAACCGGCCGGCCTTTACTTTTAGCAACCCCGCCACGTATTCCATCGACCAGCTGGCCTCGCGCTGGCAGGGGCAGCTGGGCGTGCGGTACTTGTTTTAG
- a CDS encoding glycosyltransferase — protein MRILHLPKWYPNRYDDQDGDFVARHIATIAAQPGLESAVVFAAVARGPLLGLVAQERDLSGPVPTWRYYYRARLTGLGFLDRALKLGLWAGCALHGIGAVRRHWGGVGPDVVHVHILLRTGLLAWALRAARGWPYVVTEQWTIYLPERRAALGGLRRVLSAWVVRRAAALHTVSRALAEALAALGARAPHTVVIANVVDLELFRPAAPARVAERSLLHVAAFHDQVKNLSGVLRVVAGLRPAWPGLRLRVAGYGPDEARLHRYAAELGLLADGTVAWLGKLPHAAVAAEMRQATALVSFSRAETFGCVLLEARACGRPVVGVRAGSVPELFEPAGAFGLLVNANDEAALAAALATVLAHPEAFDPARLRADAAARCGPAGVGQAFGALYTRILGR, from the coding sequence TTGAGAATTCTGCACCTGCCCAAGTGGTACCCGAACCGCTACGACGACCAGGACGGCGACTTCGTGGCCCGGCACATTGCCACCATCGCGGCGCAGCCGGGGCTCGAGTCGGCGGTGGTGTTTGCGGCCGTGGCGCGCGGGCCGCTGCTGGGGCTGGTAGCCCAGGAGCGTGACCTGAGCGGCCCGGTACCCACCTGGCGCTACTACTACCGCGCCCGCCTCACGGGCCTGGGCTTCCTCGACCGGGCCCTGAAGCTGGGGCTGTGGGCGGGCTGCGCGCTGCACGGCATTGGGGCGGTGCGGCGGCACTGGGGGGGGGTAGGGCCCGACGTGGTGCACGTGCACATTTTACTGCGCACCGGCCTGCTGGCCTGGGCCTTGCGCGCGGCGCGGGGGTGGCCCTACGTCGTGACCGAGCAATGGACCATCTACTTGCCCGAGCGCCGCGCCGCGCTGGGTGGCCTGCGCCGCGTGCTCAGCGCCTGGGTAGTGCGCCGGGCCGCCGCGCTGCACACCGTGTCGCGGGCGCTGGCCGAGGCGCTGGCGGCCCTGGGCGCGCGCGCGCCCCACACCGTCGTTATTGCCAATGTGGTGGACCTGGAGCTGTTTCGGCCAGCGGCCCCGGCGCGGGTAGCCGAGCGCAGCCTGCTGCATGTGGCGGCTTTTCACGACCAGGTAAAAAACCTGTCGGGAGTGCTGCGGGTGGTAGCGGGCCTGCGCCCGGCCTGGCCCGGCCTGCGCCTACGCGTGGCCGGCTACGGCCCCGATGAGGCACGCCTGCACCGCTACGCCGCCGAGCTGGGCCTGCTGGCCGATGGCACCGTGGCGTGGCTAGGCAAGCTGCCGCACGCGGCCGTGGCTGCCGAAATGCGCCAGGCTACGGCCCTGGTATCCTTCAGCCGGGCCGAAACCTTCGGCTGCGTGCTGCTGGAGGCGCGGGCCTGCGGCCGGCCGGTAGTGGGCGTACGCGCCGGCAGCGTGCCCGAGCTGTTTGAACCGGCCGGAGCCTTTGGGCTGCTCGTGAATGCCAACGATGAAGCCGCCCTGGCCGCCGCCCTGGCCACCGTATTGGCTCACCCCGAGGCGTTTGACCCGGCCCGGCTACGGGCCGACGCGGCGGCGCGCTGCGGGCCGGCGGGGGTAGGGCAGGCTTTCGGCGCGCTCTATACCCGTATTTTGGGGCGATGA
- a CDS encoding YicC/YloC family endoribonuclease — protein sequence MLFSMTGFGQARRETERYAATAELRSLNSKTLDLTLRLPRFLQAHELDIRQQITKALLRGKVNFNLDFSRPAGPAAAGPVLNQAALKAAYHELQRTAQSLGLPVGEATLLAALRLPGVVPTPAEAAQAENIPADEPTWAELQPLLTEALAAMQQFRQDEGATLQQEILGYVATIRQQLAAVEQHDPQRILHVRQRLNAHLAELTQHEQFNATRFEQEVLYYIEKLDIAEEKVRLAAHLDYFELATRQPDEAVGKKLGFLAQEIGREINTIGSKANDATVQHLVVGMKEELEKVKEQLNNIL from the coding sequence ATGTTGTTTTCCATGACTGGCTTCGGCCAGGCCCGCCGCGAAACCGAGCGCTACGCCGCCACGGCCGAGCTGCGTTCGCTCAACTCCAAAACCCTCGACCTCACGCTACGCCTGCCCCGCTTCCTGCAAGCGCACGAGCTGGATATCCGCCAGCAAATCACCAAGGCCCTGCTACGCGGCAAAGTCAATTTCAACCTCGATTTCAGCCGCCCGGCCGGCCCCGCGGCCGCCGGCCCGGTCCTTAACCAAGCTGCCCTCAAGGCCGCCTACCACGAGCTGCAGCGCACCGCCCAAAGTCTGGGCCTGCCCGTGGGTGAGGCTACCCTGCTGGCTGCCCTGCGCCTGCCCGGCGTGGTGCCTACCCCCGCCGAGGCCGCCCAGGCCGAGAATATCCCCGCCGACGAGCCCACCTGGGCCGAGCTGCAACCGCTGCTTACGGAGGCGCTGGCCGCCATGCAGCAGTTTCGCCAGGACGAGGGGGCCACTTTGCAGCAGGAAATTCTGGGCTACGTGGCCACCATCCGGCAGCAGCTGGCCGCCGTGGAGCAGCACGACCCCCAGCGCATCCTGCACGTGCGCCAGCGCCTGAACGCCCACCTCGCCGAGCTAACCCAGCACGAGCAGTTCAACGCTACCCGCTTCGAGCAGGAGGTCCTGTATTATATCGAAAAGCTCGACATCGCCGAAGAGAAAGTGCGCCTTGCCGCCCACCTCGACTACTTCGAGCTGGCCACCCGGCAGCCCGACGAGGCCGTAGGCAAAAAACTGGGCTTCCTGGCCCAGGAAATCGGCCGCGAAATCAACACCATCGGCTCCAAGGCCAATGATGCCACCGTGCAGCACCTAGTGGTAGGTATGAAAGAAGAGTTGGAGAAAGTGAAGGAGCAACTCAATAATATTCTCTAG
- a CDS encoding alpha/beta fold hydrolase has translation MLHYLDQGDPAAAPLVILHGLFGTLDNWQTLARRWTEEAGLRVISADLRNHGRSFHAPEHSYALMADDVLALLDHLALPPARLTVLGHSMGGKVAMRLALAYPQRLAQLVVVDIAPRFSDMAHQDEIVAGLQAVDLVTLQNRQQAEAALARHISQPGVRQFLLKNLYRREDNSFAWRINLPVLAAELPAIGEAISAAQPFLKPTLFIRGGLSDYITADDKLHSIPALFPNSQVVTVPDAGHWVHAEKPDEVFGLVKNFALMGK, from the coding sequence ATGTTGCATTACCTTGACCAGGGCGACCCGGCGGCCGCGCCGCTCGTCATTCTGCACGGCTTATTTGGCACCCTCGATAACTGGCAGACGCTGGCCCGGCGCTGGACCGAGGAGGCCGGCCTGCGCGTTATCAGCGCGGATTTACGCAACCACGGGCGCTCGTTTCACGCGCCAGAACACAGCTACGCGCTGATGGCCGATGACGTGCTGGCGCTACTCGACCACCTGGCCCTACCCCCCGCCCGCCTCACGGTGCTGGGCCACAGCATGGGCGGCAAAGTGGCCATGCGGCTGGCCCTGGCCTACCCCCAGCGCCTGGCCCAATTGGTAGTGGTGGACATCGCCCCGCGCTTCTCCGACATGGCCCACCAAGATGAGATAGTGGCCGGCCTGCAAGCCGTGGATTTGGTTACCCTCCAGAACCGCCAACAGGCCGAGGCGGCGCTGGCCCGGCACATCAGCCAGCCCGGCGTGCGGCAGTTTTTGCTTAAAAACCTGTACCGGCGCGAAGACAATTCCTTCGCCTGGCGCATCAACCTGCCGGTACTGGCCGCCGAACTGCCCGCCATTGGCGAAGCAATCAGCGCGGCGCAGCCCTTTCTGAAGCCTACCCTCTTTATCCGGGGTGGGCTCTCGGACTACATCACGGCCGACGATAAGCTGCATAGTATTCCGGCCTTGTTCCCAAATTCACAGGTCGTGACCGTGCCCGACGCCGGCCACTGGGTCCATGCCGAAAAGCCCGACGAGGTGTTCGGGCTGGTAAAAAACTTCGCTTTAATGGGGAAATAA
- a CDS encoding SAM-dependent methyltransferase — protein sequence MLYLIPTPLAEGSAPQVLPPQVVAAVARLPYFLVENLRTARRFVKEVAPHRIIEDIRFELIDKDSTPAQVKAALQPLLREGLEAGVLSEAGCPGIADPGAALAQEAHRLGLAVRPLVGPSSILLALMGSGLNGQRFAFHGYLPIEKAARVAAFKNLEKEATQRDQSQLFIETPYRNDQLLADLLAHLQPATHLCVAADLTAPTEYLRTLPVAAWRQLPTLPALHKRPAVFALGK from the coding sequence ATGCTTTATCTCATCCCTACCCCCCTGGCCGAAGGTAGCGCGCCGCAGGTGCTGCCGCCGCAAGTGGTGGCAGCCGTAGCCCGGCTGCCCTACTTCCTGGTCGAGAACCTGCGCACGGCGCGGCGCTTTGTGAAGGAGGTGGCCCCGCACCGTATCATTGAGGATATCCGCTTCGAGCTGATTGACAAAGACAGCACGCCCGCTCAGGTAAAGGCGGCCTTGCAGCCGCTGCTACGCGAGGGCCTGGAGGCCGGCGTGCTCTCGGAGGCGGGCTGCCCCGGCATTGCCGACCCTGGCGCGGCGCTGGCCCAGGAGGCGCACCGGCTGGGGCTGGCGGTGCGGCCGCTGGTGGGGCCGTCGTCCATTCTGCTGGCGCTCATGGGCTCGGGGCTAAACGGGCAGCGCTTCGCCTTCCACGGCTACCTGCCCATCGAGAAAGCGGCCCGCGTGGCGGCCTTCAAAAACCTGGAAAAAGAAGCCACCCAACGCGACCAAAGTCAGCTTTTTATCGAAACGCCCTACCGCAACGACCAGTTGCTGGCCGACCTGCTGGCCCACCTGCAGCCCGCCACCCACCTCTGCGTAGCCGCCGACCTCACCGCCCCCACCGAGTACCTGCGCACGCTGCCCGTGGCCGCCTGGCGGCAGCTCCCTACCCTGCCCGCTCTGCACAAGCGCCCGGCGGTGTTCGCGCTGGGGAAATAG
- the ispE gene encoding 4-(cytidine 5'-diphospho)-2-C-methyl-D-erythritol kinase: MLTFPNAKLNLGLYVTARRPDGYHELETVFLPLPWTDVLDVLPAPKGQAASDLTLTGRPIPGALATNLCLKAYELLKADFPDLPAAQLHLHKIVPIGAGLGGGSADAAFALRAIGEVFGLHLTTEQLENYARRLGADCAFFIQHTPRLARGKGDVFEAIELNLSGTACVVVYPGLHIGTAQAFAGIVPRAPAYPLRAALSQPITTWRDTVSNDFEASLAPAYPVLAAIKQQLYAAGAVYASLSGSGSAVYGLFTGAAEASTLPWPAEYLVWRGQL, encoded by the coding sequence GTGCTCACTTTTCCTAATGCCAAGCTCAACCTGGGTCTCTACGTGACGGCGCGGCGGCCCGACGGCTACCACGAGTTGGAAACCGTGTTCCTACCCCTCCCCTGGACCGACGTGCTCGACGTGCTGCCCGCCCCCAAAGGTCAGGCCGCGTCAGACCTGACCCTTACCGGCCGGCCCATTCCCGGCGCCTTGGCTACCAATCTGTGCCTGAAAGCTTACGAGCTGCTGAAGGCGGACTTTCCAGACTTACCGGCCGCGCAGTTGCACCTGCATAAAATCGTGCCCATCGGGGCGGGCCTGGGTGGCGGCTCGGCCGATGCAGCCTTTGCGCTGCGGGCTATCGGGGAGGTTTTTGGGCTACACCTGACTACGGAGCAGCTCGAAAATTACGCCCGCCGACTGGGGGCCGACTGCGCGTTTTTTATTCAGCATACGCCCCGGCTGGCGCGGGGCAAGGGCGACGTATTTGAGGCTATTGAGCTGAATCTCAGCGGCACGGCGTGCGTGGTGGTATATCCAGGGTTGCACATCGGCACGGCGCAGGCGTTTGCGGGCATTGTGCCGCGCGCCCCGGCCTACCCCCTGCGGGCGGCGCTGAGCCAGCCCATAACTACCTGGCGCGACACGGTTAGCAACGATTTTGAAGCCTCACTGGCCCCGGCCTACCCAGTGCTGGCGGCCATCAAGCAGCAGCTGTACGCGGCAGGCGCTGTGTATGCCAGCCTGTCGGGCTCCGGCTCGGCGGTGTACGGGCTATTTACCGGCGCGGCCGAGGCCTCTACCCTCCCCTGGCCGGCTGAGTACCTGGTGTGGCGCGGGCAATTGTGA
- a CDS encoding sugar transferase codes for MLTYRMYPGKRLLDLAVALPLAVLTAPLLALAAALAAAQNGGPWLFRQQRPGLGGQLFTLYKLQTMTSAHDPATGQLLPDAQRLPGIGRWLRVTSLDELPQLWNIVRGEMSLVGPRPLLPQYLPLYSPRQARRHLVRPGLTGWAQVNGRNALSWEEKFTCDEWYVDNQSLRLDLRILGRTVGRVLRRRDIAAASEATMPPFRGSEGPALAENQEKLLDVHAIGRQEA; via the coding sequence TTGCTCACTTACCGCATGTATCCTGGCAAGCGCCTGCTCGACCTGGCCGTGGCCCTGCCACTGGCGGTGCTCACGGCCCCGCTGCTGGCGCTGGCCGCGGCGTTGGCCGCCGCCCAAAACGGCGGGCCCTGGCTGTTTCGGCAGCAGCGGCCGGGGCTGGGCGGGCAGCTCTTCACGCTCTATAAGCTCCAGACCATGACTAGCGCCCACGACCCCGCCACTGGTCAGCTGCTGCCCGATGCCCAGCGCCTGCCGGGGATAGGCCGCTGGCTGCGAGTAACTTCGCTCGATGAGCTGCCGCAGCTCTGGAACATCGTGCGTGGCGAGATGAGCCTGGTAGGCCCGCGGCCGCTGCTACCGCAGTACCTGCCCCTATACTCGCCCCGGCAGGCGCGCCGCCACCTCGTGCGGCCCGGCCTCACGGGCTGGGCACAGGTAAATGGCCGCAACGCCCTCAGCTGGGAGGAAAAATTTACTTGTGACGAGTGGTACGTCGATAACCAAAGTCTAAGGCTCGACCTGCGCATCCTGGGGCGCACCGTGGGGCGGGTGCTGAGGCGGCGCGACATTGCGGCGGCTAGTGAAGCGACGATGCCGCCTTTTCGGGGTAGTGAGGGCCCCGCACTTGCTGAAAACCAGGAAAAACTGCTCGACGTCCATGCTATTGGCCGGCAAGAAGCGTAG
- a CDS encoding VanZ family protein, which produces MKISAHRLYGFLTLVWIATMLLLTLTPAQDMPVTPAWKLISFDTAAHAGVFAVLAGLSWLWLRGRPGQSAGRAAGLVLVGCVAFGASIEVLQYVMHQGRHAEWSDLLSDTIGTALVVLLLPLLRRRPPALAAGLLLALALPLRAQPTEPDLPRARRTIAVLASSKMRGRGYVRQGEHRAAAYLRGRLQQLALQPLAPSYTQPFTLDVNTFPGKLSLKLALSKQASAAILPRQVTLRPGIDFIAAPACPSVGLSTYYLNYPDTLAYQDAMAANTQLFSGRLDPAYGGALLVRARDETLLNQPANAALAAQYANSPHLDIVPKLTASLADGQEQHPQLEVLAASLPVWATSNEALVTLQVDARLRRAYPTQNLAAVVRGRTQPDSFLVVSAHYDHLGTMGKHVYFPGANDNASGVALLLELAAHYARPENQPACSVAFLLFGAEEAGLVGSTYFVQHPLIPLARIKFLLNLDLLGTGEEGATVVNGRTYPVAYQRLTALNDAHHYLPRLTARGPAANSDHFPFSEAGVPAFFMYTRGGSLAYHDVHDQPAALSLAGFAGAFGLARDFLNAQGAQ; this is translated from the coding sequence ATGAAGATTTCCGCCCACCGGCTCTACGGCTTTCTCACGCTGGTCTGGATTGCCACTATGCTACTGCTGACCCTCACCCCGGCCCAGGATATGCCCGTTACGCCGGCCTGGAAGCTGATTTCCTTCGACACGGCCGCCCACGCGGGCGTGTTCGCGGTGCTGGCTGGGCTCAGTTGGCTGTGGCTGCGCGGCCGGCCGGGGCAGTCGGCCGGCCGGGCGGCCGGGCTGGTGCTGGTGGGCTGCGTCGCGTTTGGGGCCAGCATCGAAGTGCTGCAATACGTGATGCATCAGGGCCGCCACGCCGAGTGGAGCGACCTGCTGAGCGATACCATCGGTACGGCGCTGGTAGTACTGCTGCTACCCCTGTTGCGCCGCCGGCCGCCGGCCCTGGCGGCCGGGCTGCTGCTGGCATTGGCCCTACCCCTGCGCGCCCAGCCAACCGAGCCTGACCTACCCCGTGCCCGCCGCACCATCGCGGTACTGGCTTCCAGCAAGATGCGCGGCCGCGGCTACGTGCGGCAGGGCGAGCACCGGGCCGCCGCCTACCTGCGCGGTCGCCTGCAACAACTGGCCTTACAACCGCTGGCTCCTAGTTATACTCAACCCTTTACGCTGGATGTGAACACCTTTCCGGGGAAGTTGAGCCTGAAGCTGGCTTTATCAAAGCAGGCTTCCGCGGCTATTTTGCCGCGGCAAGTGACGTTGCGGCCGGGTATTGACTTTATCGCCGCGCCTGCGTGCCCCTCGGTTGGGCTCAGCACTTATTACCTAAACTACCCCGATACGCTGGCTTACCAAGATGCGATGGCGGCCAACACGCAATTATTTTCCGGCCGGCTCGACCCAGCTTACGGCGGCGCGCTGTTGGTGCGGGCACGTGACGAGACGTTACTTAACCAGCCAGCCAACGCAGCTTTGGCCGCCCAATATGCCAATTCCCCGCACCTTGACATCGTGCCCAAGCTCACGGCTTCCCTGGCGGACGGGCAAGAGCAGCATCCGCAACTGGAAGTGCTCGCCGCCAGCCTACCCGTCTGGGCTACGAGCAACGAGGCGCTGGTTACGCTGCAAGTTGATGCCCGGCTCCGCCGCGCCTACCCCACCCAAAACCTGGCGGCCGTGGTGCGTGGGCGCACGCAGCCCGATAGCTTTCTAGTGGTATCGGCGCACTACGACCATCTGGGCACGATGGGCAAGCACGTTTATTTCCCCGGTGCCAACGACAACGCCAGCGGCGTGGCGCTGCTGCTGGAGCTGGCCGCGCACTACGCCCGGCCCGAAAACCAGCCGGCCTGCTCGGTGGCCTTTCTGCTGTTCGGGGCCGAGGAGGCGGGGCTGGTGGGCTCCACGTACTTCGTGCAGCACCCGCTCATCCCCCTGGCCCGCATCAAATTTCTGCTCAACCTCGACCTGCTGGGTACCGGCGAGGAGGGTGCCACCGTCGTCAACGGCCGCACCTACCCAGTGGCCTACCAGCGCCTCACGGCTCTCAACGACGCCCACCACTACCTGCCGCGCCTCACTGCCCGCGGCCCGGCCGCCAACTCCGACCACTTTCCGTTTTCGGAAGCCGGGGTACCGGCTTTTTTTATGTACACCCGCGGCGGTAGCCTCGCCTACCACGACGTGCACGACCAGCCGGCCGCGCTCTCGCTGGCCGGCTTCGCCGGCGCGTTTGGCCTGGCCCGCGATTTTTTGAACGCACAGGGCGCGCAGTAG